A genomic window from Lineus longissimus chromosome 17, tnLinLong1.2, whole genome shotgun sequence includes:
- the LOC135501060 gene encoding SUN domain-containing ossification factor-like isoform X4 encodes MMNPLYYTLVLILLLLTYYHGGFCLQSDSSSSASDLANKIAAGATKATTEEINQMEHSKNEIKPKNSIVKKTEPLPKKVNEKAKLVQDEDEASKSVKQEIKKPDARPPVENQAPVQSDHPLNPEKHVQDTMTEHGLGVKAAIRESENTEGVPLGNCDGNEANGVLCDDVKKVISPELPKLSREFVKVPPEAVKVQEEGIKAPPEVTEEQSKTESITEPEPVKQDEAPQEQKKEEEVPKPAESEPPKAAEVAAEKKAPVAGENTTEPVAEGDVKKVEGEVTTEKKEGGSSDTETVTPPINTIVQHEEEDMPSFNEWKKQQHEAKKEEEKEKSKQNGHTTQPGSTGSQLTRPSTMRTNYASLSCGAKVLSHNPEVQHASYTLNDNKDEYMINPCSANKWFIVELCEPIQVKFVEVANFELFSSLPKDVRLHTSDKYPSKDWKLLDTYTATEERKIHIFPVMGQQLYSKYLKVEVLSHFGTEHFCPLTLLRVFGTSYAEIDDDDDHDDVNTDEHVQGDGASSIFTSATDIVMNVVKKVLNGGEDQQKPLDASTDAAGESENKSIPCSGRPFRPNNKEDANTTEDYDLPCLQGRADPKKDQIKPDVPRPASGVLQGSNVILDTVIRPSVPYPTIPQPVADVISRTAFVVNVVNYYGATVLGAMNSLFKNCHVCETGQSKYRSFAPLIGHGPCIYYCILTKCWQRYGYCCKNCYKKSDLKTNPIPATEQIDLYSTAVISSVKATVQPSAAPQTSADGVVKYETPTANAPATATSTSVHIPLTTPEPVQEGITIQPTKTFKSIDDVLGSVQSSVVSTSLSHQNTQSLTLSSDVKQEHTSSTESVLSSSALSSSMSGSTMGPDVAQGSQSMEQVSTPAMIKSSAVVTESVPPKEEEKLPPVQETKKVDPPVEVGQQNEKSNGISGQKEEQPEAARNGGSDQIQKDVNGNGEQFVIVDLPVAGAASAGKRESAIMRLNNRVKALELNMSLSSRYLEELSQRYKKQMEAMYRSFNITIGRLMNTSKWAEQSDQRQKEKTSKLHARIDELTLLVDTLTKDLDKMNVKHLENHLVFLVLETMVMFILFLMCSRRNKQRTTPAELQELLENMPDHPKRLQRHNSDPAISTPRKPAILKARSLSDVETKHSESESKLFIIEPTNFPFLNENKLKKRTFQKGNGYKRSE; translated from the exons ATGATGAACCCTCTGTATTATACTCTAGTCCTTATTCTGCTTCTTTTAACGTATTACCATGGAGG ATTTTGCCTCCAAAGTGATTCCTCCTCATCCGCGTCAGATCTTGCCAACAAGATCGCTGCTGGTGCAACAAAAGCTACAACCGAAGAGATCAACCAAATGGAACAttccaaaaatgaaataaagccGAAAAATTCCATCGTAAAAAAG ACCGAGCCTCTCCCCAAAAAAGTTAATGAAAAGGCAAAGTTAGTTCAGGATGAAGATGAGGCTAGTAAATCAGTAAAGCAGGAGATTAAGAAG CCTGATGCCCGCCCTCCTGTAGAAAATCAAGCTCCAGTCCAGTCTGATCATCCGTTAAATCCAGAGAAACATGTCCAAGATACAATGACCGAACATGGTCTTGGGGTCAAGGCAGCAATTAGAGAGAGTGAGAATACAGAGGGGGTGCCGCTTGGGAACTGTGATGGCAACGAAGCTAATGG TGTCCTCTGCGATGATGTCAAGAAAGTCATCTCACCAGAGTTGCCCAAACTCTCGAGGGAGTTTGTTAAAGTGCCACCAGAGGCGGTCAAGGTGCAGGAGGAGGGAATCAAAGCTCCGCCTGAGGTGACAGAGGAACAATCTAAAACTGAAAG TATTACTGAGCCAGAACCGGTCAAGCAAGATGAGGCTCCACAAGAGCAAAAGAAGGAAGAGGAGGTGCCCAAACCTGCCGAGAGTGAGCCACCTAAAGCAGCGGAAGTAGCTGCAGAGAAAAAAGCACCGGTAGCTGGGGAGAATACCACAGAACCTGTCGCTGAGGGTGATGTGAAGAAGGTGGAGGGAGAGGTGACTACGGAAAAGAAAG AAGGCGGCTCGTCAGAcactgagacagtcacaccaccTATCAATACGATCGTCCAACACGAGGAGGAGGACATGCCCTCTTTTAACGAGTGGAAGAAACAACAGCATGAGGCAAAGAAAGAAGAGGAGAAggaaaaaagtaaacaaaatg gtcATACTACCCAGCCAGGTTCCACAGGCAGCCAGTTGACCCGGCCAAGCACCATGCGCACCAATTATGCCTCCCTGAGCTGTGGGGCGAAGGTGCTGTCCCATAATCCAGAGGTGCAGCATGCCTCGTACACGCTCAATGACAACAAGGATGAATATATGATAAATCCTTGCAGTGCAAATAAATG GTTCATCGTGGAGCTCTGCGAGCCAATCCAAGTCAAATTCGTTGAAGTTGCCAACTTCGAATTGTTCTCCTCACTGCCAAAAGATGTCAGGCTGCACACCAGCGACAAATACCCTTCTAAAGATTGGAAGCTCCTCGATACCTATACTGCCACCGAGGAGCGGAAGATCCATATTTTTCCTGTGATGGGCCAACAGCTGTATTCGAAATATCTAAAAGTTGAAGTCTTGTCCCATTTCGGGACGGAGCATTTTTGTCCACTTACCTTATTGAG AGTATTTGGTACAAGCTATGCCGagattgatgacgatgatgatcacgatgatgtcAACACTGATGAACATGTCCAGGGGGATGGGGCCAGCAGTATATTTACAAGTGCTACAG ATATTGTCATGAATGTCGTCAAGAAAGTATTAAATGGTGGCGAAGATCAACAAAAGCCTTTAGATG CTTCTACTGACGCTGCTGGTGAGAGTGAAAATAAATCCATTCCCTGCTCTGGAC GTCCGTTCCGGCCGAATAATAAGGAGGATGCAAATACTACAGAAGATTACGACCTTCCCTGTCTCCAAGGGCGGGCAGACCCTAAAAAGGACCAAATCAAACCAGACGTTCCTAGACCAGCTTCTGGGGTGTTGCAAG GTTCCAATGTGATACTAGACACAGTCATTCGTCCATCTGTTCCATATCCTACAATTCCTCAGCCAGTCGCCGACGTAATCAGTCGGACTGCATTTGTCGTTAACGTTGTGAACTACTATGGTGCTACAGTGCTCGGTGCTATGAACAGTCTTTTCAAAAACTGTCACGTCTGTGAAACAGGGCAGTCGAAATATCGCAGTTTTGCTCCCCTGATTGGTCATGGGCCGTGTATCTATTATTGCATTCTGACAAAGTGTTGGCAGCGCTATGGATACTGTTGTAAAAACTGTTATAAAAAGAgtgatttgaaaacaaatcCCATACCTGCAACCGAGCAGATTGACTTGTATTCTACAGCTGTGATAAGTTCAGTTAAAGCGACAGTGCAGCCTAGTGCTGCTCCTCAAACGTCTGCAGACGGGGTGGTAAAATATGAAACTCCAACTGCCAATGCGCCTGCCACTGCCACATCGACGTCTGTGCATATCCCGTTAACAACACCAGAACCAGTTCAGGAGGGTATAACGATTCAACCAACAAAGACATTCAAATCGATTGATGATGTTTTAGGAAGTGTTCAAAGTTCTGTTGTGTCTACTAGCTTGAGTCATCAAAACACACAAAGTCTCACCTTGTCATCAGATGTAAAACAAGAGCATACGAGTAGCACTGAATCTGTGCTATCCTCTTCGGCTTTGTCATCATCTATGTCTGGTTCAACGATGGGCCCAGACGTGGCCCAAGGAAGTCAATCCATGGAGCAAGTTTCCACTCCAGCTATGATTAAGTCATCAGCAGTTGTCACAGAATCTGTTCCACCCAAGGAGGAGGAGAAACTGCCCCCTGTTCAGGAAACAAAAAAGGTGGACCCACCAGTTGAGGTTGGTCAACAGAATGAGAAGAGTAATGGGATCAGTGGTCAAAAGGAGGAGCAACCAGAGGCGGCCCGAAATGGCGGGTCAGATCAGATTCAGAAAGATGTGAATGGAAACGGGGAGCAGTTTGTTATTGTCGATTTGCCAGTCGCTGGAGCAGCATCGGCCGGAAAGAGGGAGTCGGCCATCATGAGGTTAAATAACCGTGTCAAGGCGCTGGAGCTGAATATGTCTCTCAGTAGCAG GTACCTTGAAGAACTCAGCCAGAGGTATAAAAAACAGATGGAGGCCATGTACAGGTCGTTCAACATCACGATCGGCAGATTGATGAACACGTCCAAGTGGGCTGAGCAGAGCGATCAGAGGCAGAAGGAGAAGACGAGTAAACTTCATGCTCGGATCGACGAGTTGACGCTACTTGTGGACACACTGACGAAGGATCTGGATAAGATGAATGTCAAG CATCTCGAGAACCACCTGGTCTTCCTAGTCCTAGAAACGATGGTCATGTTCATCCTATTCCTGATGTGTTCACGCAGAAATAAGCAACGGACAACCCCAGCGGAGCTACAAGAACTCTTGGAAAACATGCCTGACCACCCGAAACGTTTACAACGACACAACTCTGATCCTGCTATAAGTACACCAAGGAAGCCTGCCATATTGAAGGCGAGGTCTCTTAGCGATGTGGAGACAAAGCATTCTG AGAGTGAAAGCAAGCTTTTCATCATAGAGCCAACCAACTTCCCATTCCTCAATGAAAATAAG CTTAAAAAGCGTACATTCCAAAAAGGAAATGGCTATAAAA gatCTGAGTAA
- the LOC135501060 gene encoding SUN domain-containing ossification factor-like isoform X3: MSKRTEFSFSLVDTLEPIQQTINLAIKLYENGVIEDYLCWSVGAIRRWSVDVMVPTVHLILLILILYFGISCVLCDDVKKVISPELPKLSREFVKVPPEAVKVQEEGIKAPPEVTEEQSKTESITEPEPVKQDEAPQEQKKEEEVPKPAESEPPKAAEVAAEKKAPVAGENTTEPVAEGDVKKVEGEVTTEKKEGGSSDTETVTPPINTIVQHEEEDMPSFNEWKKQQHEAKKEEEKEKSKQNGHTTQPGSTGSQLTRPSTMRTNYASLSCGAKVLSHNPEVQHASYTLNDNKDEYMINPCSANKWFIVELCEPIQVKFVEVANFELFSSLPKDVRLHTSDKYPSKDWKLLDTYTATEERKIHIFPVMGQQLYSKYLKVEVLSHFGTEHFCPLTLLRVFGTSYAEIDDDDDHDDVNTDEHVQGDGASSIFTSATDIVMNVVKKVLNGGEDQQKPLDASTDAAGESENKSIPCSGRPFRPNNKEDANTTEDYDLPCLQGRADPKKDQIKPDVPRPASGVLQGSNVILDTVIRPSVPYPTIPQPVADVISRTAFVVNVVNYYGATVLGAMNSLFKNCHVCETGQSKYRSFAPLIGHGPCIYYCILTKCWQRYGYCCKNCYKKSDLKTNPIPATEQIDLYSTAVISSVKATVQPSAAPQTSADGVVKYETPTANAPATATSTSVHIPLTTPEPVQEGITIQPTKTFKSIDDVLGSVQSSVVSTSLSHQNTQSLTLSSDVKQEHTSSTESVLSSSALSSSMSGSTMGPDVAQGSQSMEQVSTPAMIKSSAVVTESVPPKEEEKLPPVQETKKVDPPVEVGQQNEKSNGISGQKEEQPEAARNGGSDQIQKDVNGNGEQFVIVDLPVAGAASAGKRESAIMRLNNRVKALELNMSLSSRYLEELSQRYKKQMEAMYRSFNITIGRLMNTSKWAEQSDQRQKEKTSKLHARIDELTLLVDTLTKDLDKMNVKHLENHLVFLVLETMVMFILFLMCSRRNKQRTTPAELQELLENMPDHPKRLQRHNSDPAISTPRKPAILKARSLSDVETKHSESESKLFIIEPTNFPFLNENKDLSKKKKRKKSKKFLHVQSSDQLSGLQCSPSNTSTMASAGLLFEGNNRQSVKAESVNGVRMRTLSRSSSLNHIDVIFENSSSSCTASSQSTEGFSFENMTSNEAARQGPRKHSPRSDVDSGAIARNNREQQEFQLRRSTSFPKKYGKKFVEDVGARYNGHGPSRRFPTVDQRSTNSDPAQYLRLQRQFVDNAESCSDTGQKRKKFRKKYDFDTHSDNGKFQNFEYVDNAPDLAMKPKKKFDSGGKKKPVDSRLFYDGQPQPVGQGRGRGRGGYRGRGRQEMDGLGGFKTWVSYRH, encoded by the exons ATGTCAAAAAGGACTGAATTCAGCTTTTCACTTGTGGATACATTGGAACCGATTCAGCAAACTATAAATTTGGCGATAAAATTGTATGAAAATGGTGTCATTGAGGATTACTTGTGTTGGAGTGTCGGAGCCATCCGTCGATGGAGCGTTGACGTAATGGTACCAACCGTTCATCTCATATTACTTATACTCATTCTCTATTTCGGAATCTCATG TGTCCTCTGCGATGATGTCAAGAAAGTCATCTCACCAGAGTTGCCCAAACTCTCGAGGGAGTTTGTTAAAGTGCCACCAGAGGCGGTCAAGGTGCAGGAGGAGGGAATCAAAGCTCCGCCTGAGGTGACAGAGGAACAATCTAAAACTGAAAG TATTACTGAGCCAGAACCGGTCAAGCAAGATGAGGCTCCACAAGAGCAAAAGAAGGAAGAGGAGGTGCCCAAACCTGCCGAGAGTGAGCCACCTAAAGCAGCGGAAGTAGCTGCAGAGAAAAAAGCACCGGTAGCTGGGGAGAATACCACAGAACCTGTCGCTGAGGGTGATGTGAAGAAGGTGGAGGGAGAGGTGACTACGGAAAAGAAAG AAGGCGGCTCGTCAGAcactgagacagtcacaccaccTATCAATACGATCGTCCAACACGAGGAGGAGGACATGCCCTCTTTTAACGAGTGGAAGAAACAACAGCATGAGGCAAAGAAAGAAGAGGAGAAggaaaaaagtaaacaaaatg gtcATACTACCCAGCCAGGTTCCACAGGCAGCCAGTTGACCCGGCCAAGCACCATGCGCACCAATTATGCCTCCCTGAGCTGTGGGGCGAAGGTGCTGTCCCATAATCCAGAGGTGCAGCATGCCTCGTACACGCTCAATGACAACAAGGATGAATATATGATAAATCCTTGCAGTGCAAATAAATG GTTCATCGTGGAGCTCTGCGAGCCAATCCAAGTCAAATTCGTTGAAGTTGCCAACTTCGAATTGTTCTCCTCACTGCCAAAAGATGTCAGGCTGCACACCAGCGACAAATACCCTTCTAAAGATTGGAAGCTCCTCGATACCTATACTGCCACCGAGGAGCGGAAGATCCATATTTTTCCTGTGATGGGCCAACAGCTGTATTCGAAATATCTAAAAGTTGAAGTCTTGTCCCATTTCGGGACGGAGCATTTTTGTCCACTTACCTTATTGAG AGTATTTGGTACAAGCTATGCCGagattgatgacgatgatgatcacgatgatgtcAACACTGATGAACATGTCCAGGGGGATGGGGCCAGCAGTATATTTACAAGTGCTACAG ATATTGTCATGAATGTCGTCAAGAAAGTATTAAATGGTGGCGAAGATCAACAAAAGCCTTTAGATG CTTCTACTGACGCTGCTGGTGAGAGTGAAAATAAATCCATTCCCTGCTCTGGAC GTCCGTTCCGGCCGAATAATAAGGAGGATGCAAATACTACAGAAGATTACGACCTTCCCTGTCTCCAAGGGCGGGCAGACCCTAAAAAGGACCAAATCAAACCAGACGTTCCTAGACCAGCTTCTGGGGTGTTGCAAG GTTCCAATGTGATACTAGACACAGTCATTCGTCCATCTGTTCCATATCCTACAATTCCTCAGCCAGTCGCCGACGTAATCAGTCGGACTGCATTTGTCGTTAACGTTGTGAACTACTATGGTGCTACAGTGCTCGGTGCTATGAACAGTCTTTTCAAAAACTGTCACGTCTGTGAAACAGGGCAGTCGAAATATCGCAGTTTTGCTCCCCTGATTGGTCATGGGCCGTGTATCTATTATTGCATTCTGACAAAGTGTTGGCAGCGCTATGGATACTGTTGTAAAAACTGTTATAAAAAGAgtgatttgaaaacaaatcCCATACCTGCAACCGAGCAGATTGACTTGTATTCTACAGCTGTGATAAGTTCAGTTAAAGCGACAGTGCAGCCTAGTGCTGCTCCTCAAACGTCTGCAGACGGGGTGGTAAAATATGAAACTCCAACTGCCAATGCGCCTGCCACTGCCACATCGACGTCTGTGCATATCCCGTTAACAACACCAGAACCAGTTCAGGAGGGTATAACGATTCAACCAACAAAGACATTCAAATCGATTGATGATGTTTTAGGAAGTGTTCAAAGTTCTGTTGTGTCTACTAGCTTGAGTCATCAAAACACACAAAGTCTCACCTTGTCATCAGATGTAAAACAAGAGCATACGAGTAGCACTGAATCTGTGCTATCCTCTTCGGCTTTGTCATCATCTATGTCTGGTTCAACGATGGGCCCAGACGTGGCCCAAGGAAGTCAATCCATGGAGCAAGTTTCCACTCCAGCTATGATTAAGTCATCAGCAGTTGTCACAGAATCTGTTCCACCCAAGGAGGAGGAGAAACTGCCCCCTGTTCAGGAAACAAAAAAGGTGGACCCACCAGTTGAGGTTGGTCAACAGAATGAGAAGAGTAATGGGATCAGTGGTCAAAAGGAGGAGCAACCAGAGGCGGCCCGAAATGGCGGGTCAGATCAGATTCAGAAAGATGTGAATGGAAACGGGGAGCAGTTTGTTATTGTCGATTTGCCAGTCGCTGGAGCAGCATCGGCCGGAAAGAGGGAGTCGGCCATCATGAGGTTAAATAACCGTGTCAAGGCGCTGGAGCTGAATATGTCTCTCAGTAGCAG GTACCTTGAAGAACTCAGCCAGAGGTATAAAAAACAGATGGAGGCCATGTACAGGTCGTTCAACATCACGATCGGCAGATTGATGAACACGTCCAAGTGGGCTGAGCAGAGCGATCAGAGGCAGAAGGAGAAGACGAGTAAACTTCATGCTCGGATCGACGAGTTGACGCTACTTGTGGACACACTGACGAAGGATCTGGATAAGATGAATGTCAAG CATCTCGAGAACCACCTGGTCTTCCTAGTCCTAGAAACGATGGTCATGTTCATCCTATTCCTGATGTGTTCACGCAGAAATAAGCAACGGACAACCCCAGCGGAGCTACAAGAACTCTTGGAAAACATGCCTGACCACCCGAAACGTTTACAACGACACAACTCTGATCCTGCTATAAGTACACCAAGGAAGCCTGCCATATTGAAGGCGAGGTCTCTTAGCGATGTGGAGACAAAGCATTCTG AGAGTGAAAGCAAGCTTTTCATCATAGAGCCAACCAACTTCCCATTCCTCAATGAAAATAAG gatCTGAGTAAGAAGAAAAAACGTAAGAAGTCGAAGAAATTTCTCCACGTCCAATCGTCAGACCAGTTGTCGGGTCTTCAGTGCTCTCCATCAAATACTAGTACAATGGCAAGTGCTGGGCTACTCTTTGAAGGAAACAACAGACAAAGTGTTAaagctgaaagtgttaatggcGTCCGTATGAGGACCTTGAGTCGGTCATCGAGTCTTAATCATATTGATGTCATATTTGAAAACAGTAGTTCCTCTTGTACTGCAAGTAGTCAAAGTACGGAGGGATTCAGTTTTGAGAATATGACGAGTAATGAGGCAGCTAGGCAAGGTCCAAGGAAACATTCCCCGAGGTCTGATGTAGATTCCGGGGCAATTGCAAGAAATAATCGTGAACAACAGGAATTTCAGTTGCGGAGATCGACATCATTTCCAAAAAAATACGGGAAAAAGTTTGTGGAGGATGTTGGTGCTCGGTATAATGGACACGGACCATCAAGGCGGTTCCCGACTGTGGATCAGAGGAGTACTAACTCTGACCCAGCACAGTATTTACGCTTGCAGCGTCAATTTGTTGACAATGCAGAAAGTTGTAGCGATACTGgacaaaaacgaaaaaaattCCGAAAGAAATACGATTTTGATACTCATAGCGATAATGGAAAATTTCAGAATTTCGAATATGTTGACAATGCACCTGATTTGGCGATGAagccaaaaaagaaatttgactctggGGGCAAGAAGAAGCCTGTTGATTCCCGTCTGTTTTATGATGGGCAGCCCCAGCCGGTGGGGCAAGGACGTGGGAGGGGAAGAGGTGGATACAGGGGGCGTGGCCGCCAGGAGATGGATGGCTTGGGAGGGTTCAAAACTTGGGTGTCCTACCGGCATTGA